A window of Castanea sativa cultivar Marrone di Chiusa Pesio chromosome 8, ASM4071231v1 genomic DNA:
agcataattgcacaagtgtgaagtaAAGGGTGatcggaaacctagtttgccctagttcatcttgaaaaagctgttgtgtttgtataccgtagggttttgtgactaagcaacttcatgatcttcatctgtgatgaattgaagaactttgcaaccaacatccttctcaagttggtgattaagtcgcgtactgggatccgcgcatctattggttagtcacgtactaggaactgtgcaatacaaggagagattgtcactacagaacaagtccaattgggtattgggggtaagggttcaactgtaggttggtataaggtactgagattcctttgcttgtaaccgcttgttttgataatagtggattctcgagagtggtgaccttaaaatcacccggtggggtttttgcctcggaggttttccccatttgtaaacaaatcaccgtgtcaactttattttctgctgcattatattttagttggtgatttttttatgctgccacgtacattgcatgttaatttgattaattaataaacttgggtaattaatcaattaattaatcacaaggggtcaatacattcttggcctatcaactGTCACACTCTCCTTCCGTATCTGACTTTGAGCTTTCGGAGTTGCTGAGAGTAGTGGCAAAAACCTTACCCTTCCCTTTTAAATAGTTGGGACATTCCTTCTTGAGATGTCCATGACCGTTGCATTCGTAGCACATGATTCTTTGAGGGGAATGAgagtccttcccatctttcttcttgaactccttcctATCACCTTTGGAGGATGAAAAATTTCCTTCGCTAAAAGACTTCCCAATGTTTTTCATCTTCATAAATTTCCagaagttctttgcaaggaatgctacctccttctccacatcatcttcttcggaGGAGTTATCCATTCTCTAGTTGATGGTTTtgagagcaagtgatttgcttgGCTTGTGGGAAGGCAGTCCaagctcatatgtttggagagatccaattaGCTATTAAATCttgatctcatccaaatctttgctcTCTTCTATAACTGTGACCTTTGCACGGAAACTCTCCGGTAGGGACTTCAAAATCTTTCTCATCACCTTAACATCCTCAATCTTCTCTTCGAGAATGAGTTAGGCAATCATGATTTCATTGAGCTTCCTATAAGatgaatcaaatgactcattGTCACTCATCTTGAGCTCTTCAAATTGGGTGGTAAGCATTTGGAGCTTTGTGTCCTTGACTTTCTTGTTACCTTTataggtagtctcaagaatcATCCAAGCTTCCTTGGCAGTATTCACATGTGATATTCTGTGAAATTCATCAGTAGACACACCACAAAAGATAGTATTAATTGCTTTACTATTGGCATTTTCCAAAGTAAGAGCTGCTTTGTCCCATTCGGACTTGGTTGTTGTAGGTATAACATACCTATTCTTAACAGAATTCCATACGGACTCATTTATAGCACAAAGGAGTGCCCTCATACGGACTTTCCAAAACGCATAGTTGCTCCCATCAAAGAATGGTAGAGCATTGAGCGATTGTGATCGATCCATCACAAAAGGGGTCTAggatcgcacttaggtaatgaaatcATAGTAGGTgcacccactctgataccaattgattgctcgaatttgtgttaaaaacataagagttgtttagaccccaaattaaaagattacaatttggttgattttactctaacttaaactaagtgcggaatagagtaaatgaacaaacaataaatatactctaagccatattcatcatataccagtagtaaaatgaaagctaaaagagtaaggaagagaaatgcaaacacaagataacacaccgatgtgttatcgaagaggaaactgaagaactcagGGAAAAACCTCTCccccgccctccaagcggtaaatcgatccactagacaataaattaggatacacgaatagcaagagaccctccaagcataatctacccaatgcacctaagccctccaagctcctactccaacaagacttttcggaaccgtgtcttgtttagctttttagctcccGTAATACGCCTGATTGCATTCGCCAAAGTTtagcttcttccaatacttccagtagcaccaaaacctcacttaacactcagattgggtgtggtaagtatttgggctatcaacctctcaaggatatggatatggatATGGATATGGATATGGATATGGATATGGTGAGGCAGGAGAATGAGTAAAACCACAAAGGATtatgtagatgattgtgggtataacaatctctaactctcaagtgtgtaTGCGAGGGTTTTCTCTTTAAAACCACTCCTTACAATatgtgggtatatatagtgtgggtgaagacatggtggagcaaataagccaaaatagcaaaacagaataTTTCATGGGTATCTCACGGGAAGGCCCTATGAGCTACTCGTGAAAACCAATTGTCACCAgattgtcatgactcttcgcattccagtcatgtgctttTCACGTGACTTACTTCGTGGGAAGTTTACTCGCGAGATACTTGCGAAAACCACTCCTTCTTCAAtgcaagcttgagtcttcacactctctctcacacacaacccatacaatgaaatcccacataaaatacagggtaaacatgattgaacaaaattacaatcaaatttggcacggaattaaagccaacacaaaatagttgtaaataacaactttacataAACCATCTAAGATAGAAGTTgtcaaaccaaaagaaaaggttCCTGTTTCTAGGAAGATTAGGGTAGATCTGAAAGAGTCTAAGCCTAAGAACCCTAACTTACCTAAGGATAAGAATCATGATAGACATTTGTGGGTTtatcatttttgtggaaaagcTGGGCATACTCGCCTAGactgtttcaagttgcaagctaTTAAGCAAGCAACTAAGCAAAAAGTACCTGTGCCTCAAGCACAGGACTCTATGGTAATTATTGGTGAAttggtaaaggctttaaacctttattccaatgcTGGAGTTGCTCATCATTCTAATCTGAATAATAACTCCAAAGCCAAAGTTGCATCTAAGAAGCTTTtgatgcaaaaggctcaatctaattgagtcttactgacatggtccttgtgcttcatttCAAAATCCTTTGAGACCATTTTCTtgattcttgttttcttttgtttctaggATTTAcattgcattacattcatgcatttcatataaggttgtttttgttttttcataaaaataaaaaaaataaaaaagggaaaagaggaAAGTGGAAGAAtgtgttttgtattacatatcATCGATGTGTATTTGAGGTTGGCCATCTTATCTTTGCATAACATGCTTGTGTACCTTggttagcttggatgagcttatttttctACACTTTGCTAGTATTAGCTATGTAGTGCATGCTGTGtgtgagttgtttatagtttttgaacACATTAtcttgattttaaagtcacatgtctttgattgtaaggactaaaaaagcctatgagaaaggcataaataaccatttcatcactgtttactagccaatcatgaacaccgtAGTGCATCTAAAATgtttttgtgctcgagaaagtgtagcacttgcacataaaaaaaaaaaatcataaggtgttgcctttaaaagaaaagaaaaagttgaaaaagaaaaatatgcttagaaataaaacaaaatatgatcaagaaaaaaaaatgcatggttACAAGCTTGTTTTCTTGGAGATGCGAGAGTTATAttatgtaactctttaggtgatagacaatttcaaatttatgtgatgaataatgtaaaaattgtgaTTGACTACTAgctacatatcacctcacatgtatctcatgctgttactagttgcacacacttcacaagatattctttgctaaacttagtacatgaaattgtgtgtgaattgggtttggccatccaagattatatattctatgattttgatgcaaaatatgttcAAGGGTTGAAAATTTGGGGATAAAAAGTGTGAAACTCTTGTTTTTGAAGTTCTGGATTGAAAacaaatgtttttgaaaaacttctaaactcattctcatgcattttattcatgaAATTATTTGGATTGagtttttctgcataaacttttgttatttttcaaaaaatccagTTTCCAGAATTTTGATCGACCAAATgtgtttttcgatcgatcgaaaatcccTTGAGTTTTTAAGCTTGGTCTCTGCCTGGTTCGATTGGTATTCGATCAATCTAATCTATTTTTCGATTGATTAAATCCATTTTTCGACCGATCAAAATATTAAGCGTTTTTAAAGAAAACCTTCTGCTTGGTTTAATTAGCACTCGATTGGTACTCGACCGATCAAGTTTCGAAaggaaagaataaaaacatgCTTTTCTCAGCACGTGTTcatcagtttttcaaaaaatttctctcCTTTTCGTCCTTTTCTTTCTCGACTGATCCAATCCAAGaactttttgtcattttcttcctcaaataTTCAAGTGTTTTTGTCCTTAAGTCTAGCtaagacctttatacccttcctttttcaatttatttacattttccttgcattttctttaggtttttcaaactaatttttttggggggattttgatgttttggttgtttttggtcaattttgttcaatgggtttttgttcttagatGTTATATACATGATTcccatgcattaatttgatcaattttctAATTTGAGAAGAATTGGAAATTCTAAGGcttgaaattttagaaaattgggggtttttgttcaattaagcttaaattgatgaaattgacttgtGAAATTGGTGGATTAAGTCATTATATGATGTTTTCTAACTAGGATAatggttaattaatcaatttgatttggttttgaaaagtgggtttttcaaaatttggggggtTTTGGTTAAAACTCTTTCATTCATGTCAATTGTgggtaaattttgaaaaattgaacaagtttttgtgcattcatcacatgcatcatatgtgcattcatcacatgcatcatatagttttttatttgttgatatattttgtGCTTTAACCCATTCTGATGCAGTTTGCccttggtttttgtgtttttctttgttttagttTTCCTCCCTATTCTTAGAATCATGGTTAGGAAAACTAGGGTTAAGAAAACCACAACCTACTCCTCTTCTAACTTTGAGAATACTAGATTTCAGATTAAATCTAATCAAGAAGCCTATTAGAAATTGAATATCTTTAGGCCTGTTTGGGCTGAGAGGAAAGTTATCCTAGATGAGGTTAATCCTGAGATTCGTAGGAACTTTGAGAGTCAAGGTTGGTTACCTTTTCTGGATGTTGAGCATCCCCTTCTGGTTGCTTTGATTAAAGAGTTTTATTCAAATCTCTCTATTCACTCCGATGATTCCAATATTCAATACGTGAAGACTTGGGTAAGGGGTGAAGAGTTTGTCATTACTCGTGAGGTAGTGGCTTCAGCTCTTGATGTACCTTTGGTACAGCAGCCTGTATATCCTTATACAAAGTTTCCTCCTCTTGATGACATTATGTCTCTTCTTACTGGTACTACCATTAGTTGGGGTACTAATCCTAGGATTACCACACATGAGCTTACTGAACTCAATTATTTGTTCTTTCGAATTTCTTGTCATAGCATTTGGCCAATTTCTCACATACATACCATTCCCATTGAGAGATGTACATTTTTGTATGCTCTCGTCACTGATGCTCCTATTAGTTTTCCTACTCTTTTCATTCATTCTCTTGTTGAGGTTTATAGGAGTAGTGCAAAATCTCATGGTTTGTTTTTCCCTGTTTTCATACATAGGATTCTTTTAAATTTGGGTTTAGAGGACTTCCCCTCTTCTGAGCTTGTTCATATCATCGCTCttataggtgccacctttcttaggcaaAGGGATGCTCAGTTAAAATCTAGCTCTAAAAGCCCTAGAGTCGAGTTGTTTACAAGTGATGCATCTAGAGACCCTCCTTCTAGCGATCCTCCAGCTGAGGAGTTTATTGATCCCACTGCTGCCGTGGATCCTCCACCATCTACATCATCGTCTTCGTCTATGCGTACTATGCTAGAGACGTGTTTCACCGTTCAGGCGGCGCATGGTTAGCTTTTGTTGGATTTGCTCAACGAGGTTGCGACCTTACGAGTAGATTTGGCTGATGCTAGAGGCGATTCTTCACCGGCTCCACCCTTCGGATCAATCTtgattgccctttggcaatatatcacaaaaagggggagtacatagATAGGGGGAGATGTGATTATTTTTGCTGAgatgatatatttttgtatttagggGCATATGATGTGAttgtatatgttagggggagacattGTTTATGTTCTTGTTTCACAAACTATAATACATTGGTTgtgatttatattatgaggttattcat
This region includes:
- the LOC142605937 gene encoding uncharacterized protein LOC142605937, translating into MDRSQSLNALPFFDGSNYAFWKVRMRALLCAINESVWNSVKNRYVIPTTTKSEWDKAALTLENANSKAINTIFCGVSTDEFHRISHVNTAKEAWMILETTYKGNKKVKDTKLQMLTTQFEELKMSDNESFDSSYRKLNEIMIA